The genomic stretch actgttaaatgtgatagtcagagtgcaatacacctgtcgaagaattcagcctatcatgagcgaactaagcacattgatgtgaggctgcatttcgtcagaggagtaatcgagcgtggagaagtccaagtgctgaaggtttcgactgaagacaatgctgctgatatgatcaccaagacattgccgagttgcaagtttttccattgtatgcagttgataaagttgcatgaagaaagctagtttgttcccttgacgttgtagagttaggtccaaggtggagatttgtgagatattggatcgaactctagtatggtcgaagggtagcttcttggttcgacaagattaagcatgaagtcgaaggttgttcacatgcttgtgtcgaagatgctagggttattagcatgttaaattaggttttagtgtttaaatcgtaatttgttaagttagcttgtttattaagttggcttgtgtaatgggtcttgcggaaaaagctcattagttagtatgttaggttttattataaataacatactagtctctcatcattgctaagctgcaaatcctaatttagggtgagagaggttatttgttattcttgtaaacttgtaatcttgttttaagagaaagtgaaagaatagcagttataatcaattcttgtgttcttcttctcttccctaattccctattatactttgttgttggtatcgtttttcacaacagataATTATCCATCTTAGTGAAAATAACATGATAATGTTACGTTCGATAGACAAAGGGATTGATTCAACGATAAATGATATAATTAGCATGTAAGTTTATATTTTATGTAACTtcgtaatatatatttataatattaaaatgtaactttatttttgaatattttttattaatatttaaattttttccaaCATAATATATAGCTCTGGAGGGATACCATTATTTACATGGTGTTAGAAATAAAAAGCTTAAATGGATATTATCCTTAAAGAAAATGGTATTAATTTTGACATTCATTTATATCTAATCTAACGTAAGTGTTTTTTGTGTGTATTATTCATcactatataaaatttatttatagatATTAGGCAATAACCATCAAGACATGATGAGTGTGGATATTATGTgattaaatatttgtttcatATTGTCTCTACTAATATTATTGATTCATGAAAGTATACAATATATTTACAATCAAATATTAATGCTTTTTAGCGAATGATAGTTTGTTACCATTGTAAGTGTTTTTACACATCTTTCAACTTTATAGATATTTAACTAATGGACACCATTTCTAAAAGAAGACTTTTATGACGTCTTCCTACATTGAAAAAAttgatttcttgaattttatGAGTCACTCTGATTTATGGTCTGTTGGTTATTGCCTTATTGATTGAATTATTTTATATGTTTGATTTTTGttgtaaaaaataatatatatatatatatatatatatatatatatatatatatatatatatatatatatatatatatatatatatatatatatatatatatatatatatatatatatatatatataaggagagatatttttactacagGAGTAAGGTTAAaatacttactccaaatcttaaccattgattttcataaTATAACGACTTTAATTgatcatatatataaaaaaaatatttccaaaaacaattaaattaaatgatcaattaggTTGTGCGGGTATGAGACTGCTTGGTTGAAGgaaggcttataaggattgattgacacttcctataccaacaagatgcatcttcttttcggtagcctaaTAGATAAGAATTTCATAGTAAAGCGtgtttgacttggagtagtatttgggtGGGtaaccttctgggaagttttctAGGAAACGTGTTAGTGAAAACTATTTGGATTTCTGATTCTACATATCTCACGATTAATTAAAACGATGATAAGTTGGTTTGAAATGACTAGACCTAAGGTCAAGATTTCTATCTCATTGGTTAGTGATCGAGGACTATTTGGATTTCATATCTCATTGCTCTTAACTCTGTTTTGGCTAATTTTAGAATTTCATAGAAATAATAGAAAATGATAGGTCGTATCTTCTTTCAAAGCATACATTTGTATCATAAATCACTGAATCCCCCTTATTTTTAATAGCCTGATTCAGTAACAAGACCCATTAAGAATTGTTATTTGCATTTCTATGTGCTTTCTCGAATAGGCATTAACTATTTTTCATGTATCAGCCTATTTGTCTGGTCTTTAAGTTTCGATATCAACATTCACCTTTTAATCCTTTAGTTGATATTTGAAGTTGCATATACTTTCATAAAGACATTTGTTAAGCACGTAAAAAATATATTGTAAAGTAgaattttgtaaattgaatttcaaGACAAATCACTTTACATACATCTCGTGACCCTAAATCTAAGTGAGACTACTATAACTCATAATTAAAATTGCAGAAAATGTAAATTTAGACTCAACATACattaatataaaaatgatataaatCAAACATTTTATAACAAGTAATAAAGGAGAGTTGCAACTCATGTTTTAGGGTGATTAAATAGCCTTTAATCCCTTAATTAATGATGACCATAATTCTCATTTAGCCTCTAAATTTATAAGTTTATAACAACTAGAAAGTCAAACaaccaagaaacaaaagaaacaaaacagCTTAAAAACGGAATTGCAAGAGCAACTGGGACCATTACGAATGTAATGCCCGTTACGGGCTAGCCTTAATGGCCACTGCATCGTACCAAATCTTGCAAATTTAGAAGATCTTATCCCTGGATCATTAATTAAGACTGAAATGACCATTTCGGTCAGACCTTAACGCCCTTTGTTCTCGTGCCAAAATTATTTTGTTCTTGCTCATATTCAAACATCTTTTTGAATTAGTTTTTCTTTCATTTGAACATGTCTTTGCACCTTCAATTCTCTTCAAACATTTGAGGGGTAGCTCAGTTGGCACTTGCTGACTGAGCGGGTGTAGACTgttggtccagggttcgatccttgGCAGCAGCATTATAAACAACATTTTAGGTCATGTCAAATGGTGAATTTGATATGATAGTCAATATAAGTGGTCCTTCTGAGAAGTCCACCTCAGAAAATAATAGCCCATGAGATTAAcaagattccaacaaagcttTAACAGTCTTATTAATATCTTCAATAGATCTAAGCCCCAAACCACCATCACCACCAATGTGAGAACAAACTTTATGCTAAACAACAGTCACAAACTTTATACCAAATGAAACTTTGCATCCACATATCAacctatttcaacaaatatctagGTAACAAAATAAACCATAAAACTATTTAATGTGgtctaaattaattaataaggttTTGCATGTATAGAGAAATTTGAAAGAACACATTAAACATTTTTGTTCTCTATATATTATGAGTTTTGTCTTCTATTTACAGATTGGAATCTATGATAACAAACTATTCATGGCAGTGTCTGTGTGAGTtcagagaagagagaaaaagcaGTGTTGCTTTTTAGTTTTTATCGCTTTTACCCAAGATGTTAAAAGTTCATACATAATCAATCACCCACTCATCATCTCTCATGGACCATACTATAATCTTATAAAACTTTATCTCTACTTTTTATGGAggagaatgtttgcttcaataatCAATCATTAttgtttaatataaaattatagtaACGTTTTAAAGTGAGACACATGCATATCATAATGTTATAATGCAATGCAATTATTGAGAGTAAGggagaaagaaaaaagaggaaaagaCAGAAAGTGCACTTCATGATAACAATCCAAATTTGCTTTGTGTTTTGGTCTTATATGTCCCATGCCAGCTTTCAAAGCAACCCTTTAATTTCTCATCCACAATATTCTTCTCTCTTTCTTCCTTCACACACTCTCAAACAAATCCTGAAATTTCCTTACAAAGTAGGAAACTTACTATGCTTACCAAATTCTTGATTTTAGCTTACTATAGCTAGATTTTGATGTGTATATATAACTTTGAAGCAAATCCATCTTGGGATCTCTTCACCTTAATTAATTTCTCAGCTTTCTCTTccttttcttatgttttttttatgattaagATTCGAACTCGGTATCTTGAGATTTAGACACTCGTACAGACTACTACGCACCAACCACTTGCGCTAGATTAGGACTAGTATTCGAACATCCTTTAGTGGAAAAGAAGTTGATCTATCATAAATAGTGTGTTTATCTCTGACATATACTTGCAAAGAGAACATAGTTTGCTTTCTCATAGTCTAAAAGAGATGATGAAAGGTTTGTCCATAGATGAAAACATGTCAAATTTGACATCTGCTTCAAGTGAAAAAAGTGCTTCTTCAGCAACCAAGAATGAAAAGGCAAATCTAGAACCACAAACCAAAAGGAAGAGAAATCTTCCAGGCCATCCAGGTaataattcatatcaattatttttcttttccttttatttgATTGTGCATGTTCCTTAATCAACAGTAGATGTCTAGGGTTTAGGTTGAGGAAtaacttgatttttctttgatgATTAGCTCCTTCTAACTTCTCAGTATCTTGTAAGGCCCCGCGGCTCGCTAGGTTTTCTCATTACGATTGCATAACTACTAGCAGATTCGAATTCTATCCGGATAAGATGAGTATGGGCTCAGTCAAGCAAAAAGTCGAGTATTAGAAGGTCAAGCAAAGATAAAACTCCAAGCTTGAAGTCTCATCTAGGCTAAGCCAAAATTTTATGATGGTCTATAATTCTAAACATGAAGTCTGTAAAGGTGGAATGTTTAGAATGCATATTTAGTTTATGATATTGTCGACGAAGTAGTGTCATATATAAATTACATGCCACATGCGGCCGTAATATTGCAGATGCACTCGGATTGAAATTTTTCATATGTACATGAAAAACACATTGCAATGCTGCAACAACCGCAACTGCAACTTAGTTCTAATAGATTATAATGTTGTATATATTTTAGAACTGAATATTTGTAGCTTATAGATTGTTCATTTGGCTTTGTTTCAGACCCTGATGCAGAAGTAATAGCCTTGAGTCCCCAAACTCTCTTGGCAACAAACAGGTTCATTTGTGAGATTTGTAACAAAGGATTCCAAAGAGATCAAAATCTTCAGCTTCACAAAAGAGGACATAACTTACCATGGAAGCTAAAGAAAAGAAACAGCAATGAAATCATAAGGAAGAAAGTGTATGTGTGTCCAGAGACAGCATGTGTTCACCATGACCCTTCAAGAGCATTAGGAGACCTCACTGGAATCAAGAAGCACTTTTTCAGAAAGCATGGTGAGAAGAAATGGAAGTGTGAAAAGTGTTCCAAACGTTATGCAGTTCAATCTGATTGGAAAGCTCATTCCAAAATTTGTGGCACTAAAGAGTATAAGTGTGAATGTGGAACCCTTTTCTCAAGGTAAGAATATTTATTAGTTTACATTGATTATAGATCCAAAAAAACTAAATAATGGCATGTTTAATAATTAGTCaaaaatctaaaaagagaatatgaTATATATGAGAGAGAAAGAGTGAGACAGTTCATAAAACAGTAAAAAGTGTTCTTAAACAGTATGAATATCTAATATGGATTCAGTGATTAAGATATTTGTTTCAAAAATGGGCGTGATAAAACGGTATCAAAAGTTGTCGATACAGATATTGTTATTCAATGTAGTTAATTCACACCAGGACGCGATGACCGCAGTCAGTATCTCAACACCTATAACAATCGGAATCGCAAATTTTTTTATGCGACTGTGACTGTTATTTAAAACCGTGATTGTATATATATTATAACCATGATTGTCTCTTTGATTAAATTTGGTGTATTGTTTTTTGTATTGCAGAAGGGACAGTTTTATCACTCATAGGGCCTTTTGTGATGTTCTATCACATGAGAGTGCAATGTCAATGTCAGGAGTGAACCCTCTATTCTCTCATCATTCACAATTTCATAGCCATGGTTTTCAACCACCATCCCTAAAAAAAGAACAagacttcaattcaagatcttcAGAAATACCATCATGGTTATTCCAAACTCATATGAACCATTATGATCAAAACCCTAACCCTACAAATCTCTTTCCTTCAAATTTCAACTCAAACAATATAATGACTACTTCTTCTCCACACATGTCAGCCACTAGTTTACTGCAAAAAGCATCACAAATAGGTGTAACAGTAAGCAAAACTGATCAAGAACATTGTAGGTCCTCCTCCCAGTTAATGCAAACTCACGTGCCTTTTGAATATAAAACACTATACATGAATTCATCTTCACCTGTTTCTGGAATAGTTATGCCTTCACGTGAAGAAATAGCGACTGGTTTTTCTCATTGTTTGGCTCCATATGGGAATAAAGCTGCAATAGCCTCTGAATGCTTTGAAGAAGGTGTCACTGTTACTGCAACTGCTACAAACACAGAAGAATCTTCTCTTTTGCATGATGTGATATATGGTAATGAAAGCTCACAATTTGAAGGTGTTGTTACTACCATGAGAGGAATGTTTGATACACAAAGAGGTAGtagtgataataataataataactttgaGGACTTTGTTTCCAAATCAACACAAGCACAATATTCCCAATTTGGTAAAAGCAACAATGATGATGAAATGACAAGGGACTTTTTGAGTCTTGGTGCATTTTCACAAAGAGATTTCTTCAATATATCTGGAATTAATGATGATCCTTTGGGTTCTTTATCTTATGGTAAGCAAAATCATAGTCAAAATCCTTGGAGAGgctaattagggtttgtatactaATTGTATAATTTCATAATTTGGAGATATTGATTAATTTTCTGTCTGTAGAAGGATTAAAAATGTCCTATCTAAGTAGACATTTCTCTAGTACTTTTTTTTTCAGTTGTGTAATGTAATTTTAAGTTCtattaatcaatttaaattagtATACATTCTTATTAAAATTGTGGGTTTaggttaataatttttaattggaTATTTTCAGTATTCTTAGATGAAATTATAAATGCCTACAGtatttattgataaaaaaaagagtaactattttctttattatttgaaCGAGATAGAAAGTTTTAAGATTTTGTTTAAGAAATATTAAGAATCAAGTTAGTTAAGTGAGTTGCTGGCAAAAGGGGaagaaatttattttatattatgagGGGAAGGTATTTTAGTTAAATATatagaatttatttattatcaaaataaaaattattatttttaataatattactaCGTACGAAAAACACATGTTACCTCAGTCACAGTAGTAAAAGCAACAGATTCATACCATGATCAAACACCTAAACAAGAAGAAGTTATCTCCATGAGGTTGTTTCCACACTCACTAataggaaaagcaaaagattgGCACCTTAATCAATCTCCATAAACCATgactaattaaaacaaattggaAGAAAAGTTTCTTAACATGTTCTTTTTTTATAATAAGTCTATGGAAGCTAAATAACCACTGTCGTGCTTTCCATGGATCTATTAAAACTCTTTGAAGCGTGAGAAAAATACAAATTGATGTTTAGAAGATATCCAACTACATTTTTTACAACTTGACTCAGATTCACATCTCTTCGACAATAAATTTTTTTAGCAACCAAAGCTTTTATTAGAAGTAAATACAGGTGATTCACTGATGTCAAAGAGTGATGAAGGCGCCATATCTATCTTTGAAAAAAATGATACTCTATGGTCATTAGGGGCAATACAACAACGATCATTAGGGGCAATACAACAACGATCATGTGGTGAGAGAGGTGATTCACTGATGCCGGTGAAGGTGGTGAGAGAGGTGACAAGACTTCAAAGTAATTTTTTGTGTGGTGGTGTGGAGGAGAAGCGGAGGATTCATTAGGTTAGTTGGAAGGATATTAATCAACAGTTTGAGAAAGGGGGGTTAGGTGTTAAGAATATTGTGGATTTTAACCAAGCGCTTTTAAGTAAGTGGAAGTGGAAAATTTTACAAGGGGAAGATTCTCTTTGGTACAATATTTTAAAGTCTCGGTATGGTGATTTATCGATCCAAATTTTGGGTGGAGGTGTTTCCAACATAGGGGGAAAGTGGAGATCCGCTTGGTGGAAGGACATTTTGAAAAAGGGGAGTAATCATTTGTTGGACCACTTCGCTTCTTCGTGTTGTTTCCGTGTTCACAATGAGTTCAATACACCTTTTTGGGAAGCAAAGTGGATGGATGGTAGGTTGTTGAAGGAAGAGTATTCGGGTTTATATAAGACTTCTTTTTTGAAGGGGGTGTCGGTGGCGGCTATGGGAGGTTGGGTGGATGGAGTTTGGAAATGGGGGGATTTTGGTTTACCAGAGTCCTTATCGGGCAATTTGGATCTTAGTTCCGAATTGATTGACTTGCATGATTCTTTGGCGTCTTTCGGGGGTGTGGGTGAAGGAAAGGATATCGTGGAATGGATTGTTAACAGGGGAGAAGGTTTTTCGGTCGCTTCTTGCTATGATGTTTTCGCCGCGATTGGAACCTATTTTGGTCCTTGGGGTAGATTTGAGGAGGCAAAGGGGATTGTGTGGAAATCGGTGGTGCCGTTCAAGATAAAGGCGTTTGGTTGGAGGCTTCTTTCAAATAGGCTTCCTACCAAAGATCTTTTATTGTATTGAGGGATTTCATTCCATGCCGATCAATTAAAGTGTGCCTTTTGTGATATTGAGTTGGAAAATAGG from Vicia villosa cultivar HV-30 ecotype Madison, WI linkage group LG4, Vvil1.0, whole genome shotgun sequence encodes the following:
- the LOC131596396 gene encoding protein indeterminate-domain 7-like, with protein sequence MMKGLSIDENMSNLTSASSEKSASSATKNEKANLEPQTKRKRNLPGHPDPDAEVIALSPQTLLATNRFICEICNKGFQRDQNLQLHKRGHNLPWKLKKRNSNEIIRKKVYVCPETACVHHDPSRALGDLTGIKKHFFRKHGEKKWKCEKCSKRYAVQSDWKAHSKICGTKEYKCECGTLFSRRDSFITHRAFCDVLSHESAMSMSGVNPLFSHHSQFHSHGFQPPSLKKEQDFNSRSSEIPSWLFQTHMNHYDQNPNPTNLFPSNFNSNNIMTTSSPHMSATSLLQKASQIGVTVSKTDQEHCRSSSQLMQTHVPFEYKTLYMNSSSPVSGIVMPSREEIATGFSHCLAPYGNKAAIASECFEEGVTVTATATNTEESSLLHDVIYGNESSQFEGVVTTMRGMFDTQRGSSDNNNNNFEDFVSKSTQAQYSQFGKSNNDDEMTRDFLSLGAFSQRDFFNISGINDDPLGSLSYGKQNHSQNPWRG